The genome window TTGTTAGAATTATTGATTGCAGTAAATCTTGTATGGAATTGTGGGATGACTGAGCAGATCAATGAAGTTGTGCTTACAGTATAGTGTCATATCTCATATGTCCCATTCTAGGGCTGGAATAGAGCACCCCAACCCTCATCCACCCCCCCAGTCCCTCAGGCGCAACCACCATCACCTATTTTATCGTCTCTTCTCATATCCCTCTCACATCGCCAACTGCACCCCACCATCAACTGGTGAGTGACGCCACAATGAATGCCTCTTTTGACTGCTACCTCTCACACAGAAGCACATTAAATGCATCCCAGATGCAGTGACCCGGAGGTATGCATCTGCAGGAGTTGCACAATGTCATCGCTGTAATTCTACTCTCTCCTTCGGATAGTTCTTATCACTCAGATCTACAACTGCCATTATCAATCTTCCCCTGTGCAGCCTCTGCATCATTAGGTGAGAGTATTTCACTAAGAACTCTAACATAGGTTTCATTCCTGTCTTGTCCTCTCTTGCATTCCACTGCAAGTTGGCATAGTGCCAGGCTGTGCCATGTAGCGCAACAGTGCCACCTAAAGGTTCAGTACCACCACATGTCAAGCCTGACCTACAGACTCTGATCTCACCGCCTTCCACTTCTCTCCCTGCGGtttctctctttcctgtttttgtccACGTGTGTTCCATTAGATTAGAACTGTGTGTTGTGTAGTGCTgctttattagcagaaaaattAATAAGGCTTTGATAAAAAGCAGCATGGATTACGTTGAAATTTGAGGCTCATTATTGGCTAATCCTTTTTGAATTGGATGTGTATCAAGTTCCAGACGAGCTTTACTCAGTTTGCTAGTGTGATTTGAGAGGAGGCATTTAATTCAAGCATAGATGATGAGGCAAAGCTCACAGTGACATTCACAATACCACTGTAGCGGTCTAATTATTGACTATTGTTGCAGCAGCAGGTGTTGAATAGGTTACAAAATCTTTAGTGATATTAcaatacacattaaaataaagaaacaaacaaaaaacatgaaaacactgTTATGAGAAGAGAGGTGAAAAGTCTGCTTTTTTTCACGTTGGCAGCATTTTTGCTGTGATGATGACCGTTATCTGAGTAGAtaggcaagaaaaaaatgtttctttcacaaAGAACATTGAATCACAATTATTGTTGTGTAGATACAGTTTGCCAGTTTTCTAAACTGggtgctgaagaaaaaaacgtAAGGCAAGAAAATTGCTTACCCACttgcattttcttaaatattaattcagtacttttaataataaaacatgttgataattATCATCCTCAAATTACAATTCTGAGTCCATGATCAACTCCATTAATTAGCAGGtggtctttctttctctctttctttctttctttctttctttgtttctatctttcttttttaatttaggtTGAGACACAGAGGAATTTGTTGTAGTTATAACTCTCCAgcactgtttttctctttcttcagaCTACCCTATAGTGGGTCCCTAATCTAGACTGGCACTTCAGCACTGTGGAACAGGGCAGTTATAGGCAGTACTTATAGACCAGTAAAAGTGCTCCTTTACCTGCTGTCTGGTGTGCATGGGCCCCTTCGTTTTGAACCCTCCTTGGGAGCTGCTCTCTGAGGCACTGAAGTGGTCGGAGCTCGTGGAGGATCTCTTGGAAAGGGTGTCACAGGCCCCAACAAATGTGTTATCCAATGGGAGTTCCTGGATCACATGATGTTTCTTGACTGATACAGGTGTGTCGGCCTTAAGATGAAAGGCCGACTGTGGTGAGGCTGACTTGTAGTGCCGAGCCAGGTCGGGACTGCTTGGTTTGAAGGTGGTAGTAGGCGTGGCATTCCAATCAAAGCGTCCAATCCCTTGTTCTTCCAGCTCAGTGGGCAGACTGATGGTTCCGTTAATTGGTTCATGGGCAGGATCATCTGGTTTGTTTCCCTCGATGGTGACAAAGTTGAGCAAAGAGCTTTTGGGGGACTTTCTTTTCTTgcgctttttctttttgttctgcttgttttctgtgttgGGTGACATCCACTCAGCCCCTTGCTTTTTTCTCTGTGCGGCTTTAAATCTGGATGCATGGCGACAGCGCAGCAGCACAGTCACAAAGATGACAATGATCACCACCAATGCGCCGGTAACAAAGGCTATCATTATGGTTAAATAGTCACCATTTTGATAAGTTTCGCTACTTTCACCAATGTTTCTGTCTATTGGGGTCTCCATGGTGCGCCGGATGAGATCATAAATGAGTGTTGCGTTGCCCACAGTGTCATTGACATACAAAAATACAAGCACCAGGGTATGGAGTGATTTGGGATATCCTAGGTCACTGATATTGACCACTAATCTGTGTAAGCCTATGTCAGTTATTGCAGGCTTTTCTTCCAGTGTAATGTTTCCAGTGACAGGGTCAATTCTGAATAAACCCTTGTTATTCCCACTCACAATAGTGTATTTCAGTTCAGCATTCATCCCTGCGTCACCATCCACAGCAAACACCTCAGCTACCACAGATCCCGGGATAGAGGACAGAGGGACAAGCTTGAAAGATGTGTTTGAGGGTGGATAGATGACAATTGGCGTGTTGTCGTTAACATCAATGACATTGATGGTCACCTTTGCAACTGAGGAGCAAGGAGGCCTGCCACTGTCCACAGCCTTAACATCAAAAGTATAGGAGCTCTGTTGCTCCCTGTCAAAAGACACATTAGATTTTATCACCCCAGAGTATGGATCTAGTATAAAGTTCTCATTGTCATTCAGAATAGAAAGAGAGACGGCAGCATTTTCTCCTGCATCTGAGTCTGTCACAGTTATCACCCCCACAGTGCTGTATTTAGGCAGATTCTCTGACACAAAGAACTGAAAGTGGTTATGTGTGAACTTAGGATTGTTATCATTTTCATCCAGCACAGTCACAATAACAGTTGCCTGTGTTTGCAAAGGGGGAGTTCCGTTATCTCTCGCCGTTACGGTGAAGAGGAATCTATCCTGATCCTCCCTATCAAAAACCCTAGATGCAGTCAGGACCCCAGTTTTACGGTCCAGATCAAAAAATGATGCATTCGGTCCCAGCTGATACACTATCTCTGCATTCTTCCCACTGTCCTCATCTGTAGCGGTAAGGGTGGTGAGGAACAGGTCGCGCTTGTTGTTTTCCATGACGGGCAGCTCGATGACTGGCTGAGTAAAAATAGGTGGGTTGTCATTCTCATCCTCTAGCCTCACTCTCACCAAGGCCGTCTGATTCAAACTCGGTTTTCCAGAATCTGAAGCAACAATTTTAAAGTTGTATTCCTTCGTCCCCTCGTAGTCAAGCAGAGCAGATGTTTCCAGCAGATACTGGTTGTCGTACACAGCTTTCAGATGGAAAGGTACATCCTTCTCTATAAAACAAATGACCTTGCCATTTATGTCAGTGTCTCTGTCTGAAACTGTGATGAGAGCGATCTTAGTATTGATGGGATCCTTCTCTGAGAGGAAAACAGTCCCGTTAATGGGACTGATTATGTATCTCAGGTCTATATTAGGTGGATTGTCATTAACATCAGTCACATTTATAGTAACAGTAGCTCTGGCTGGACTTGAGCTGCCGTCGCTGGCTAAAACAGAGAGCTTGTGAATAGCAGTTTCCTCCCGGTCCAAAGGTCTCTGTACTGTAATTAGGCCAGAGGTTGTATTTAATGCAAAAAGTCTTTTAGTCGCAGGAGACACTTGAGTTCCAAATACGTAATGTATGTCTGCATTTGCCCCAATGTCTGCATCCGTAGCCTGGAGTTGCACCACAGATGTGCCTATAGGGGAGTTCTCGGGTATATGCACCTCTATCTGACTCTCTTTGAACACTGGCTTGTTATCATTGACATCTGTTACAGTCACCTGAAGAATGGCAGTGCTGGATTTCTGTGGACTGCCACCGTCCTCCACTTTAATCTTCATCACATAAGTATCCTTCTGCTCCCGGTCAAGATTCTGCTGCACAATAAGCTGGGGCCACTTCTCCCCCTCAGGCGTCTCCACAATGTCTAAACCGAAGGCACTTTGCCCATTGATCAGCTCGTATTTGTGGACACTGTTGGGGCCAGTGTCTGGGTCAGTGGCAGAAGGAATAGCAAAGCGGCTGTTAATGAGAGTGTTCTCTGGGATAGAGATGTTGATCACAGGGGACGGGAACATGGGGGCATTATCATTTGTGTCTTTGACGATTATTTTGATCTTAATCAGCCTGAAAAAATCATTAGGCAGGATAACCACTTCAATTTCAAAGGAACACTCACTGTCCTCAAATGAGGGACCGGGGCACAACTTCTCTCTGTCAATTCGGTTTGATGTTGTGAATATCTCTCCAGTACTGCTCAGAACACGGACCAGTGGGTTGTCTCCAGCTTTGGAGACCAGCCGGTACACAAGATTTGCACTTGCTCCAGTGGCAGCATTTGTATGGGAAATGTTTAAGTCCTTTGGTATATTTCCAATAAGGACATTTTCTTGCAATTCCTCCCTGATGGGATAAATTAATTCTTGAGCTATTGAAGGATCAAGCCATATGCAGGCAAGCAGAGCAGCCAACAGGTAATAGTCTTTCAGATCCATAGCAATGTTAATGTCTCTTCAGGCTTTGTAGTTTAATTATTCACTTCTGTGCAGTGTTGACCACGATGACAGTAATCTTCCAAGAAAATACCTATGAATACACGAGAGAGTTTTTCTTCAGTGAACTTTCTTTAGCATGCACAGTAATGATGTTTATTCTgctttactaaaataaaattgttttcctcACCGTTGTCTTTTCTGAGAGCGTAATATTAAATCCAACTGCAAAAGTTCTGCAAATATCATTTAAACATTCACAAAAATCAGCAAATTCTAAACTGCAGCAGTATCTGTTTTTTCCCCCGCTTTTGCATTCCCTCCTAATTTCATGCTCACCAAGAATCTTTCACCCCTAAGGCTGGAAAACTTCACAACACATTACACAGTCTTAATAATTTCTCACTTAAATTGGCAAAGTTAAAGAGCTTAAGCTGTGTGTGGGCTCCTAGACGAATGAATGCGCATGAATGAAGCCTACAAAGTAAGCTTAGTCAGATGTTGAATTCAGCGGGCATCTGAGACCTCTTCTTATCATACATACATACCCCAAATCCGTtgcagcaaagaagaaaaactggagTGTGTCAGCTCATAGTCTTCTCATCCCTTGATGCCGTATGCGAGTTTATTCAGGTAAAGAGAtccctctctgcctctgtgGCGTTTTGCTCcagaaaacagagagagagagaggaggggaaaaaagcccCTGTCGGAGTGATCAGACAGATGAATAGGTTTGATGTAAAAGCTGCAAAGCACAAAAACTGGGGTTAATGTGAGGCTGCATTGCTAGTGTCGCAGTTCCTTTCTCCCAATTTAACTTCAGGAATGGACAGGGAATGACGGCGCGACCTGCGAGGATTGCGGTGATCAGCGTCGGTCCCCCGGTAAACCCAGGAAGGTGATCAGTGTTTTGTGATGCCTTTCACAAGTAGAgatccaaacagaaaaatcaatggTGATCTCCCGTAAACGTCCCGAGAAACCCGGCTTTCCCCCCCCTTTGCTTATACCCGGCTACCTGTGAAGGTGAAGGTGCCGATGAGGTGAACGCAGGAGGAGACACTCGTGTCCCGTCATGATTCAACTTCACGCAGCTCCATCAATAACTGCACAAATGTTtgcacaaaacagcaaaaaatgaaaaatagatttttttgttgttttttttataaaaaaaaacgaaGAGGTGCAAAATATGAGATTCAATCCCACTCGGAGATGTCAAGCAACATAAAAAGCCTCTACAGTGTTATACACCGATACTCCGAGAGCACACTGCCACTTATCCTCGCAGTCTCACTCCCAGAGCAGAATATCTTGCACTAACTCTTTGTAAACCCATAGGAGGGGTGGTGAAGTATACCACTCCAATGCTCCCCCCTTTCCAACCCCGCCGACCCTCGTCATTGGACACCGCCCATCTCTTTCAGCTGCGTTGTCAACCCAGAGCCGCGGCAGGATTGGTCCGCAGTCACGTCACTTAAATCGGTCCGGAGGGTCGTCGGCGAGCGAGCCGCTCGGAGAGGATGCTGCAGGCTGCAGGGAGACGCTTAACCAAAACCCGGAGGCTGGAGGGGGTTGATGATGAGGATGACGACGAGGATGATGAAGCTGGCAGTTCTACTGATGATAAcgtctaaataaaaaaaagcggATATTCTTCCGCTTTTATATTATGTGTAGATGAAGACAAACCTAACTGGGTGCCTTTTAAAGGGACTCATGAAAGCGCAAATGCCAACCTGTTTGCCTGTTGTCAGGTAGGCTGCAATAATTGGCGAGctgctttgaaaaaaagaaaaaaaacacggTGAATTTTGGcacagcaaaatatttaaataaataaactgaagctTTGAATAAAAGCTTTGTGTGAGAGTCTCCCATAACTGTGCTCCAGACAAAGAATCTGTTGTCTAAGCATCTTTGCGGTTAGGTGCATATTTGCGCTGCGCAGCTCTTCGCACCCCGCAGCCAGCCGTCAGCAATTGTCCGTCAGAAATAACCTTGACAGTTATCCTCTGTCATCAAAGCTGTGTGCAACATAGGGTGCGAGCGCTTTGCGTTGTGGACAAATTAcacttcttatttttttccttttcttttttaataagttttacTGCCTAATGCGCAATTTATGCTGATCTCAGACTGTTGTGATTTGGCTTTTGAAATAATCCTAATAACTGATTTTCAAGTTTCATAGGAGGTATATAGTGAATAACCAACAAAATGGCATGTTAGAAATAACAGCAGGTaaccaaaactaaacaaaatgtaattagaATAGGCCTTTGAGATACAGCCGTCATTTATTGCCGTCAACCTTCAGATTGTTGCTTAATTTCAGTTTAGTGCCTATAACTCTCAACTGAAGCCGCAGCTCTCTGCATGTGttgcttcttctgctgctgagaAAGGCAGGATGTGTAGCAGAGGAGGAGTGCAGACTACCACGGTGAACACTGCCATCTTGAGGTGGACCTTCACATGCGCCCCTTAATCCAGAGTTGAGCTTCAAATCTCCCGTAACCTCACAGTTCTGAATCGAGATTTCACTTAAAGCTCTTGTGCACCCAGGAGAACAGCCTGCGTAACAGATTACACAGCGAGTGACGGGGTAAGGAGCAACGTGCAAAAGGCcagaaaacaaaagtgagaATAAGCACCAATGTTGGTAAATGGTGATGGAAGCGATGCAAAGGACAGGCGAGCCACACCGCTGAGGTGAGAACTGGGCTGCGAATCTCTCTGGAGAGTGTGGCTTAGTGCCCGGTCAGCAGTCCATTAGCACAACCAGCCTAGTGGCCTGACCTTTCTGCCTCCAGATTCAGCCATCAGTGTCCTTAGCTGGGAGAGAACAGCCAAAGGAGGGATCTGTCACTTTAGTTTAAAGTCTGACACCCTgatgcagagagaaaaagtgaCAACATAACTGTCTTCATGGTGAAACAGTGTCTTGCTCTGGTGGCCAGCTGGAGTCATTAGTAACTCATCACCTGCTCTTACTTGCTCACTGGGAGTGTGCGTACATCTGTCTTGAGTTTTTCTGCATAGCGGAAAATATATCCAACTAAGTGGAAATGTTCTAACCCTGCCAGGTCTCTGaggtgttttttgtgtgttagcGCAGGAATAATTGCTCAGTAATTGGGAACACAGGACATAGagaacacttttaaaaaaagtcattcctCCCACCttctgaaataataattaagacTCTTGTTATGATCACCAGCTCGAGTAATTTGATGTGTATATGTCACAGGTTCAAcgaaaacatatatttattatCTTCTGACGGGAGTGTCGAGTGTCAAAGGACCCTTGTCTCAAACACCAGAAGGAAATATGATAAGACACAGCAAAGCTCCTGATtctaaatttaacatttcactCAATTTTTATCGTCCCTTTTGGCAGTTTGAATTTGCTCCAGCTAGTGTTTTAGCTAGTTATATTACTGACAAGCGCCGAATGATGCAGTGTTGTAATACAGGTATAAGTAACTGGGGGTATATCTTCCTCAATCTCCCACTGAAAAGACAGCCTAAGGGAAGTGTCTACACCTAAGGCCTTATGATTCCTCATATACACAGTGCAGTCAATCACACCATTCACCTTGGTTTGATTCCCACACTGACTTATTGACTTGTCCAAGCTGCTGGATTGACCTCATGAATAACACAAGTACAAATATGTTTATCTTTCATGTCCATTAAAGAACAAGGTCAAACAGGTAATTTATGTACGTACTAAATAAAGCAAGGTCTAGCATGTAAGTGccagaaaatataaattgttGGTGTCGGATAGGACACACCATGATAGGAGAAGAAAAAGGGAGctaaacatttttgctaaaaattgcaactttttcaatttttttatattaatatattatattaaaccagatatttgcatttgctgcatgttttctttgtctttttgtgacattaaatcagactagaccttttctgttttatgtcaattagttattaaaataaatatatttgctcaatgccagaaaaataaagattctgCAAGATAACTGTCTGACTTTCTTTAATGTCAGAAGCCTACCAGCATTAAAATTACTACGCCTCTAATACATTTGATGAAGGAAAACAGTGGATCTGTCTTAAAGCAATACCTCAAACACAGCTGCCTTTGGCGTCACCGtggaaacataataaataaggTGAGATATATGGTAGAGAGTTGTTGACCTAAACAAGTCTGGGTCATAATTGGGTACAATTCTGAGATGCCTTAAATTGCTCTGTTCATCTGTTTAACAGCAAGCGCCAGTGTAACGTCCAGCCGTTATGCTCATCAATAAGACGATgggttctgtgtcccagagatgAAAGTCTTCTGGTGTGAAATTTACACAACAGCCCTAGAACAAAGGAAAAAGACTTTGTGAAGATGCTGGCTGAAGCTGACAAGAGTCGTTCACGATCACAGTAAGATGAGCCCTGTACTCACAAGGGCCAGAGGACCTCTCCATGGGTTAGTGGCCATTtctccaaaagcaacataaaaagcaaGATTAGATTACAATTGCCAAATGCCCTCTAGGACAAAAACTGTAATGTTTGGAGACAAATTTTGTGGTCTGATGACAGTAGAGTTGAAGTATTTTTCCATAATGACCATCATCACATTTGGAAGAAAACTGTAGAAGTCTGTGAATACCATCCTGGCCATGAAGTACAGGTGATAGTATCATGctttgtagatgtttttttgcTGGAGGAATGGCTACGCTTCACAAAATAGATAGCCTGTGAGAAACAACATCGGAGGAACACCTCAAACCATCACCCAACGGACGAAAGCTTTGTCACAAATAGGTCTTAAAAACTGACATGACTCTTCGCATGCTACCAAATTATTTAGAAAGTGGTTTAAGAAAACCACGTCACTGGTTTAAGGACGCCTCAAAGCCCCGATCTCAGTGCTATTGCCTTATTGCCTTGTCATACAGCGGTTCTATCAGAAGAAATTAGCTAAAATTGCTGAAGCTTGTGGGAGGACACCCAGAACATTTCTCCAAACTCATGCTGTTTAAAGGCAATTTTACCAAAAATACAAAGGAAATgtatgcagattttttttaatttaaagaaaatgtaaaagaaatatcaaatctaaataattttggtcattcTTACTGAAATAAGACAGGAAATGTCAAGTCTTAATTCATGTccaagagggaagaaaaaaggtccttttttaaatgtcttttacaaACAAGCATTAAGAAAGTGTGCAAATACTTTACTTAAAGGGGAACCTTTCAAAAGCAGTGTTAACACTTTTAgagagagaatttttttttctaacatttagGATATactcacaaaaatattttttttctaaatgtttgcaCAGAGGAATAAAAATGGGAAAGCTTTACTTTTAGAACAAAAATCATCTTACACTTGTTAAGCTCATTGCGGGTTTTTTTCACTCTGCCTCACTAGCTGTGTGAGAAACGATAATTAGAGGCCATTTCAGACTGTGTGAGGTGCTTGACTTGCCATTCTTTCTTTATGCACAATACAGGTAttgtaaaaaagagaaaaaaaaattacaattaatctGCCCAGAACTGTAATTATGCAGATCCTTTGCCATttctaaagtgaaacaaaataacaacaaaattaatGACACAGTATGAGTAATGAATACTTATTTTTAAGCTCCACTTCACACCTCACTTCCTGTAATCAGCTGACTCAGAGAAAAAACATCACTTGGGCTATTATCACTTGAGCTGAATCCTGCTGCTTTTTACATTGCGCCGCCTGCCAACCAAGCAAATGAGCACAAAAAAAATCGgacttcaaaaataattaagtccTTTGAGTAGTCTTACTCATTGTTGAAATCATATCTTTACATAATAGGTTTTACTACATGTTGAGTTACATGTTGAGGCTCAAACAGTCTCTCCCACCACTTTCTTATAATATTTTGATGTATAGTTTATCATCTATTTTCAAAGCTCAGCTTTCTCTAGTTAATTCCCTTCtattacagttttctttttcttgcagaGAATGTGAACTTCGcttgtttagtgtttttgcgAAAAAGCCTCGGCAACTTTCGATCAAAACACTTGCAGATTTCCTTAAAACCCTTTTGCCAGTGGGACTTAGAGCACTAATGACCCAGTGGATAATTGGCATCACACACCCTGCAGTCACTGAACACTAATCGGAACTTCCAATCAGACATTTCTGACTTGAAAGTTTAGAAACATGTGAGAGAAGATTCAGATAGGAAGCATTTATCATTTGCTTTGGATGTGATTTCAGTCAAACCAAACCTTTGAATTCCCTGAAGGATTTTGTGTTATATTGCTTAACAAGGTGGTAACAAGGTACTTTGA of Xiphophorus couchianus chromosome 4, X_couchianus-1.0, whole genome shotgun sequence contains these proteins:
- the pcdh9 gene encoding protocadherin-9 isoform X2, whose translation is MDLKDYYLLAALLACIWLDPSIAQELIYPIREELQENVLIGNIPKDLNISHTNAATGASANLVYRLVSKAGDNPLVRVLSSTGEIFTTSNRIDREKLCPGPSFEDSECSFEIEVVILPNDFFRLIKIKIIVKDTNDNAPMFPSPVINISIPENTLINSRFAIPSATDPDTGPNSVHKYELINGQSAFGLDIVETPEGEKWPQLIVQQNLDREQKDTYVMKIKVEDGGSPQKSSTAILQVTVTDVNDNKPVFKESQIEVHIPENSPIGTSVVQLQATDADIGANADIHYVFGTQVSPATKRLFALNTTSGLITVQRPLDREETAIHKLSVLASDGSSSPARATVTINVTDVNDNPPNIDLRYIISPINGTVFLSEKDPINTKIALITVSDRDTDINGKVICFIEKDVPFHLKAVYDNQYLLETSALLDYEGTKEYNFKIVASDSGKPSLNQTALVRVRLEDENDNPPIFTQPVIELPVMENNKRDLFLTTLTATDEDSGKNAEIVYQLGPNASFFDLDRKTGVLTASRVFDREDQDRFLFTVTARDNGTPPLQTQATVIVTVLDENDNNPKFTHNHFQFFVSENLPKYSTVGVITVTDSDAGENAAVSLSILNDNENFILDPYSGVIKSNVSFDREQQSSYTFDVKAVDSGRPPCSSVAKVTINVIDVNDNTPIVIYPPSNTSFKLVPLSSIPGSVVAEVFAVDGDAGMNAELKYTIVSGNNKGLFRIDPVTGNITLEEKPAITDIGLHRLVVNISDLGYPKSLHTLVLVFLYVNDTVGNATLIYDLIRRTMETPIDRNIGESSETYQNGDYLTIMIAFVTGALVVIIVIFVTVLLRCRHASRFKAAQRKKQGAEWMSPNTENKQNKKKKRKKRKSPKSSLLNFVTIEGNKPDDPAHEPINGTISLPTELEEQGIGRFDWNATPTTTFKPSSPDLARHYKSASPQSAFHLKADTPVSVKKHHVIQELPLDNTFVGACDTLSKRSSTSSDHFSASESSSQGGFKTKGPMHTRQQSQRRVTFHLPDGSQESCSDSGLGDHEPVGSGSLLTQPLPLVQAQDDFYEQASPDKRTEADGNSDPNSDGPLGPRGLVEATEMCTQECLVLGHSDNCWMPPTLGSYQHPKSPVSSFSSQREWGQKDKLLNGHTLSRTWKNESGRSEHFVDRKQFGSEEGHFTSSSMADIPLVSLKSCQSASCPDSPKDQQL
- the pcdh9 gene encoding protocadherin-9 isoform X4, with product MDLKDYYLLAALLACIWLDPSIAQELIYPIREELQENVLIGNIPKDLNISHTNAATGASANLVYRLVSKAGDNPLVRVLSSTGEIFTTSNRIDREKLCPGPSFEDSECSFEIEVVILPNDFFRLIKIKIIVKDTNDNAPMFPSPVINISIPENTLINSRFAIPSATDPDTGPNSVHKYELINGQSAFGLDIVETPEGEKWPQLIVQQNLDREQKDTYVMKIKVEDGGSPQKSSTAILQVTVTDVNDNKPVFKESQIEVHIPENSPIGTSVVQLQATDADIGANADIHYVFGTQVSPATKRLFALNTTSGLITVQRPLDREETAIHKLSVLASDGSSSPARATVTINVTDVNDNPPNIDLRYIISPINGTVFLSEKDPINTKIALITVSDRDTDINGKVICFIEKDVPFHLKAVYDNQYLLETSALLDYEGTKEYNFKIVASDSGKPSLNQTALVRVRLEDENDNPPIFTQPVIELPVMENNKRDLFLTTLTATDEDSGKNAEIVYQLGPNASFFDLDRKTGVLTASRVFDREDQDRFLFTVTARDNGTPPLQTQATVIVTVLDENDNNPKFTHNHFQFFVSENLPKYSTVGVITVTDSDAGENAAVSLSILNDNENFILDPYSGVIKSNVSFDREQQSSYTFDVKAVDSGRPPCSSVAKVTINVIDVNDNTPIVIYPPSNTSFKLVPLSSIPGSVVAEVFAVDGDAGMNAELKYTIVSGNNKGLFRIDPVTGNITLEEKPAITDIGLHRLVVNISDLGYPKSLHTLVLVFLYVNDTVGNATLIYDLIRRTMETPIDRNIGESSETYQNGDYLTIMIAFVTGALVVIIVIFVTVLLRCRHASRFKAAQRKKQGAEWMSPNTENKQNKKKKRKKRKSPKSSLLNFVTIEGNKPDDPAHEPINGTISLPTELEEQGIGRFDWNATPTTTFKPSSPDLARHYKSASPQSAFHLKADTPVSVKKHHVIQELPLDNTFVGACDTLSKRSSTSSDHFSASESSSQGGFKTKGPMHTRQQAQDDFYEQASPDKRTEADGNSDPNSDGPLGPRGLVEATEMCTQECLVLGHSDNCWMPPTLGSYQHPKSPVSSFSSQREWGQKDKLLNGHTLSRTWKNESGRSEHFVDRKQFGSEEGHFTSSSMADIPLVSLKSCQSASCPDSPKDQQL
- the pcdh9 gene encoding protocadherin-9 isoform X1; protein product: MDLKDYYLLAALLACIWLDPSIAQELIYPIREELQENVLIGNIPKDLNISHTNAATGASANLVYRLVSKAGDNPLVRVLSSTGEIFTTSNRIDREKLCPGPSFEDSECSFEIEVVILPNDFFRLIKIKIIVKDTNDNAPMFPSPVINISIPENTLINSRFAIPSATDPDTGPNSVHKYELINGQSAFGLDIVETPEGEKWPQLIVQQNLDREQKDTYVMKIKVEDGGSPQKSSTAILQVTVTDVNDNKPVFKESQIEVHIPENSPIGTSVVQLQATDADIGANADIHYVFGTQVSPATKRLFALNTTSGLITVQRPLDREETAIHKLSVLASDGSSSPARATVTINVTDVNDNPPNIDLRYIISPINGTVFLSEKDPINTKIALITVSDRDTDINGKVICFIEKDVPFHLKAVYDNQYLLETSALLDYEGTKEYNFKIVASDSGKPSLNQTALVRVRLEDENDNPPIFTQPVIELPVMENNKRDLFLTTLTATDEDSGKNAEIVYQLGPNASFFDLDRKTGVLTASRVFDREDQDRFLFTVTARDNGTPPLQTQATVIVTVLDENDNNPKFTHNHFQFFVSENLPKYSTVGVITVTDSDAGENAAVSLSILNDNENFILDPYSGVIKSNVSFDREQQSSYTFDVKAVDSGRPPCSSVAKVTINVIDVNDNTPIVIYPPSNTSFKLVPLSSIPGSVVAEVFAVDGDAGMNAELKYTIVSGNNKGLFRIDPVTGNITLEEKPAITDIGLHRLVVNISDLGYPKSLHTLVLVFLYVNDTVGNATLIYDLIRRTMETPIDRNIGESSETYQNGDYLTIMIAFVTGALVVIIVIFVTVLLRCRHASRFKAAQRKKQGAEWMSPNTENKQNKKKKRKKRKSPKSSLLNFVTIEGNKPDDPAHEPINGTISLPTELEEQGIGRFDWNATPTTTFKPSSPDLARHYKSASPQSAFHLKADTPVSVKKHHVIQELPLDNTFVGACDTLSKRSSTSSDHFSASESSSQGGFKTKGPMHTRQQGTLTRARTELNPEYLDLRPRAELNPEYWTPCTPLSQRRVTFHLPDGSQESCSDSGLGDHEPVGSGSLLTQPLPLVQAQDDFYEQASPDKRTEADGNSDPNSDGPLGPRGLVEATEMCTQECLVLGHSDNCWMPPTLGSYQHPKSPVSSFSSQREWGQKDKLLNGHTLSRTWKNESGRSEHFVDRKQFGSEEGHFTSSSMADIPLVSLKSCQSASCPDSPKDQQL